In Gimesia sp., a single genomic region encodes these proteins:
- a CDS encoding GNAT family N-acetyltransferase produces the protein MLRELTASDQQLILDYTYQHELENMFVIGSFEFSDNPFEFNTYLGYFENDVMTGLGVYFGLWDDITLHAESSTVIDTFVDEFVKQNRPVKYVVAFQRHALPTLDRLQQHGITPIKVREQTLYLLEQENFHDCSTGAEVQGTSGDIDGIIRLGNIMDDQPPDRVVPENERARIVPEYEWLLKQAGEIIAKANVHGLSRHYAQVGGVMTHPAHQGKGYAKQTVSATCRHWFARGKQLTLFVNNDNTPAIRAYTRLGFQPIGEYIHAEFA, from the coding sequence ATGCTTCGTGAACTAACCGCCTCAGATCAACAGCTCATTCTGGACTATACTTACCAGCACGAACTGGAAAACATGTTCGTGATCGGCAGCTTTGAATTCTCTGACAATCCCTTCGAGTTCAACACTTATTTGGGCTATTTCGAAAATGATGTAATGACGGGGCTGGGCGTCTACTTTGGCCTCTGGGATGACATCACACTGCACGCTGAGAGTTCCACTGTCATCGATACCTTTGTCGATGAGTTCGTGAAACAGAACCGGCCTGTGAAATATGTCGTCGCCTTCCAGCGGCATGCACTCCCGACCCTCGACCGTCTCCAGCAGCATGGCATCACCCCCATCAAAGTTCGGGAGCAGACCCTGTACCTGCTGGAGCAGGAGAATTTCCATGACTGTTCTACAGGAGCAGAAGTCCAGGGGACGTCAGGCGACATAGACGGCATCATTCGCCTGGGAAACATCATGGATGATCAGCCCCCAGACAGAGTGGTGCCTGAAAACGAGCGGGCGCGCATTGTCCCCGAGTATGAATGGCTACTGAAACAGGCAGGTGAGATCATCGCTAAAGCCAATGTACACGGGCTATCTCGACACTACGCCCAGGTAGGCGGCGTGATGACACATCCCGCCCATCAGGGAAAAGGCTACGCGAAACAGACCGTCAGCGCCACCTGCAGACACTGGTTCGCCCGGGGCAAACAACTCACCCTGTTCGTCAACAACGATAACACCCCCGCCATTCGAGCCTACACCAGACTCGGATTCCAGCCAATCGGGGAATACATTCATGCAGAATTTGCTTGA
- a CDS encoding pentapeptide repeat-containing protein, translating to MNVDSHLVRLVHDILFREWDPLGVNADEAAFSEYSRYDVVLLQLLKRGADERRVAEHLLRIQENSLWISPPDPERDKVIASRLLTAYEIAQRRIRPARSAEELLERYQAGERVFNGSRIETDESGILAGCTLNGLVLRNAYVKLSFQRASLRGADFWDSELKGSDFSYTDLRGARFVGSVLSDTSFQGARLEGAEFNNACFQLRMLKTGEFPDS from the coding sequence ATGAACGTTGACTCTCATCTGGTTCGTCTGGTGCATGACATTTTGTTTCGTGAGTGGGACCCGCTGGGTGTGAATGCAGATGAAGCCGCCTTCAGTGAGTATTCCAGGTACGATGTTGTGCTTCTCCAATTACTCAAGAGAGGGGCGGATGAACGGCGCGTTGCAGAGCATCTGCTGCGAATTCAGGAAAACTCGCTGTGGATCAGTCCGCCTGATCCTGAGAGGGACAAGGTGATCGCCTCGCGACTGCTGACTGCCTATGAGATTGCCCAGCGTCGCATTCGACCGGCCCGCTCCGCAGAAGAGTTGCTGGAACGTTATCAGGCGGGAGAACGTGTTTTCAATGGCAGCCGGATTGAGACCGACGAAAGTGGAATACTGGCGGGTTGTACTCTGAATGGTCTGGTGCTCCGCAACGCTTATGTGAAGCTCTCGTTTCAGCGGGCGTCACTGCGAGGTGCTGATTTCTGGGACTCGGAGCTAAAGGGCTCTGACTTCTCTTATACCGATTTACGCGGTGCCAGGTTTGTCGGAAGCGTGCTGAGCGACACTTCTTTTCAAGGGGCCCGGCTGGAAGGAGCAGAGTTCAACAATGCCTGTTTTCAGCTGCGCATGTTGAAAACAGGTGAATTCCCAGACAGTTGA